The Mucilaginibacter gracilis genomic interval TTTGGCCTTTTATATTGCAAAGGCTTTTCCGGCTAAGTACTGGCGCGGTGCATTTGTAACGCAGCATGGCTCGTGGAACAGTTCTACACTGGTTGGTTATAAGGTTCTGTTTGTCCCTTTTACTCATGGCAAACCCGGCAAACCCGAAGATTTTTTAACCGGCTTTATTGCGGATGCCGAAAAGCACCAGGTACATGGCCGCCCGGTTGGCGTTGCCATTGCCAAAGATGGAGCGTTATTAATAGCCGATGATACATCCAACAAAATATGGAAGGTGAGCGTAAACCCCTAATTATATTGTGCCTTTAAAAAGTTTACAAATAACTCTAAAAGCCTATATTTATTGCTTTTAAACTATGCCTTACAAGCTTTGCAAATTAGTGTTTGTGTTTATTGTTGTTATGGCAAGTTTAACAGCCGCTGCCCAAAAGCGCGATACCAGCCGTGCAGACACCAGCCACCACCTAAACCAGGTAACCGTTAGGGGTTACCTTTCGGAGCAATTGTTGCTTAATATACCTGCATCGGCAAGCGTTTTAAATAACGGGCAATTAAGCTTGCAATCCGGCAATTCGTTGGTCAATATCCTCAATACTGTGCCGGGTGTGCGCATGGAAGAACGTTCGCCGGGAAGTTACCGGCTGGCTATTCGTGGCAGTTTGCTGCGCTCCCCGTTCGGTGTACGCGATGTTAAAATTTACTTTGACGAAATACCCTTAACCGATGCCGGCGGTAATACCTATTTAAACGCCATTGATGTAAACAGTATTAACAGCATAGAAATACTAAAAGGGCCCGACGGTAGTTTATTTGGCGCCAACTCCGGCGGTGTTGTTTTAATAAATCCAGTTGATAAGCATGCCCATAGTAATACGGTTAGCCTTGGTATTAATGGTGGCTCGTTTGGTTTGCTGCATCAAACGGCGTCCGTTCAAAACAAAACCGGAAACAATACGCTTAATATTGGCGAAGCATATCAAAATTACAATGGCTACCGGCAAAACAGCAGTATGCAACGCAAGTATTTCCAGCTTATTAATCAGCTTAATTATGCGGGCAGTCACCAGTTACGGGCAATTGCATTTTATTCGGATATGAATTATCAAACTCCCGGAGGGCTCACGCTGGCGCAATTTCAAACCAACCCGCAGGATGCACGGCTGGCCACCAAAGCAACGCCGTCCGCACAGGATTTAAAAGCTGCTGTTTATAGTAAAATGTTGTTTGGTGGTTTAGTAAATAATATGCGGCTAACCCCAACGCTACGCAATGTATTTTCTATTTTTGGCACCCACGTTAACTTTACAAACCCATCGTTCACCACATATGAGCAACGGGCCGAAAACACAATTGGTCTGCGCACTTATTTTGAACTATCGGGCAAACCTAAACAAAACTTTACCTGGAAATTGAACCTGGGCGGCGAATGGCAACAAACCAATTCGGACATAGGCAACTACGGAAACAACCACGGCAATAAAGACACCACGCAAACGCAGGACTATATCCATACCATACAGAGTTTTATTTTTACCCGTTTTGAGGGCCACATCAATCAAAAACTCACTATCGAGGCCGCCCTTAGCCTTAATAATTACCAGTACCAGTTTCAAAACCTGTACCCGCTTGCACAAACCGGTTTTATTAAAAGGCCGTTTAATGCCGAGCTAATGCCGAGGCTGGCAGCATCTTACCAAATAACCAATAATTTGATATGGCGCTCATCCGTAAGCCGCGGTTACTCCACCCCTACCACCGCAGAAGTTAGGCCAACCGACCATACCATAAACCCGCTGCTACAAGCCCAGGATGGTTATAATTACGAAACAGGTTTTAGGCTGCGCGATAAAAGCGAACGCTTTTTGCTGGATGCTTCGGTATTTTATTACCGGCTCAATAACGCCATTATTCAGCAAATGCACCCCGATGGCTCAACGTATTATATTAATGCAGGTGGCACCAACCAGCCAGGCCTGGAGGTTTATTTTACGGGTTGGCTACTCAGGCAAAAAGCTATTGGTTTTTTGCGGGGATTACAATTTAACCAAAGCTACACTTACAGCCAATTCACCTTTCGGGATTATAGCAATGCAACAACAAGTTTTTCGGGCAATAACTTAACCGGAGTACCAAAAAACAACTTAGTAAGCAGTGTATATGCCTTGCTTCCGCAGCGTTTTTATGTATTTACACAGTATAGCTTTACCGATAAAGCACCGCTTAACGACGCTAATACCGTTTATGCATCAAGCTATCATTTACTGCAAGCAAAGGCAGGTTGGTTACTGCTGATAGGCCAATCACAATTTAACTTATACGCCGGGGCCGATAACTTGCTAAACCAGCGGTATAGCCTGGGCAATGATTTGAACGCGGCAGCAGCCCGGTATTATAACCCCGCGCCTTCGCGAAATTATTTTGTAGGCGTTAATGCTAAGTTTTAAACCGAAAACTTTATCCAGCCTTCGCCCTCGTAACCAAATATAAATTGTTTGGGGTTAATAATTTCGGCCAGTATCTCTACAGTATCCACAATGCGCGGGCCCGAGCGGTTAAAATACTGGTTACCATCGGCAATATATAAACGGTTGTTTTTAACGGCTTTCATTTCGGCGAAGCCAGGTAAAGCTAAAAGCAGGCTCATCTCCCTCATGGTGCGTTCCATAGCAAAACCGCATGGCGCAACTATTATAATATCAGGGTCTTGTTGTTGTATTGCCTCCCATTGCACAAATGGCGAGTGCTTGCCTTTTTCGGCTAAAACAGACTGGCCTCCTGCAATATCAATCAGTTCGGGTGTCCAGTTTCCGGCTAACATTAAGGGTTCAATCCACTCTACGCAGGCTACCGTTGGTTTATCGGCAATAAATTTAATTTTATGCTTAACAATATCAATGCGCTCGTTAAGCCTCTCAATTAAAAGTTCAGCTTCCGGGGCTGCATCCAGGGCGTCAGCAATTAATTTTATATCGGTAATTATATCGGCAAGCGTATTGGGTTGTAACGATATGATACTTGCATCTTTATCAAGCAAATTTTCTAAGGCAAGTTCTACGTCTTTAAGGGTTACTGCACAAACCTCGCACTGCGCCTGCGTTATTACCACATCGGGTTTTAGTTGTTTAATTAACTCCTTATTTACGGTGTAGATGGATAAAGCATCGCTCAGTATCTCTTTTACCTGCCTGTCAATTTGCTGGCTGCTTGAGCCGGGCATAAATTTAGCCTGGCTGCATACCGGCAAATTTTGAATGGATAAGGGATAGTCGCATTCGTGCGAGCGGCCCACCAGGTTTTGCTCCAGCCCCAGGGCGCAAACAATTTCGGTAGCTGCGGGTAAAAGCGAAATAATATTACGGTTTGTCATTATTGCGCAAATGTACAAATCTATGGTATGCAATGCCTCATCTCATTAAAAATTGCACGTAAGCGCAAAAAGCCCTTAATTTGGGTAATGATGTTTTTAACCTTTTTACTTGGGCTGGCCATTAACTTTATGGGTTATATTCCGCCCGGAAATATCAATTTAACGCTGGTTCAA includes:
- a CDS encoding cobalamin-binding protein; the protein is MTNRNIISLLPAATEIVCALGLEQNLVGRSHECDYPLSIQNLPVCSQAKFMPGSSSQQIDRQVKEILSDALSIYTVNKELIKQLKPDVVITQAQCEVCAVTLKDVELALENLLDKDASIISLQPNTLADIITDIKLIADALDAAPEAELLIERLNERIDIVKHKIKFIADKPTVACVEWIEPLMLAGNWTPELIDIAGGQSVLAEKGKHSPFVQWEAIQQQDPDIIIVAPCGFAMERTMREMSLLLALPGFAEMKAVKNNRLYIADGNQYFNRSGPRIVDTVEILAEIINPKQFIFGYEGEGWIKFSV
- a CDS encoding TonB-dependent receptor encodes the protein MASLTAAAQKRDTSRADTSHHLNQVTVRGYLSEQLLLNIPASASVLNNGQLSLQSGNSLVNILNTVPGVRMEERSPGSYRLAIRGSLLRSPFGVRDVKIYFDEIPLTDAGGNTYLNAIDVNSINSIEILKGPDGSLFGANSGGVVLINPVDKHAHSNTVSLGINGGSFGLLHQTASVQNKTGNNTLNIGEAYQNYNGYRQNSSMQRKYFQLINQLNYAGSHQLRAIAFYSDMNYQTPGGLTLAQFQTNPQDARLATKATPSAQDLKAAVYSKMLFGGLVNNMRLTPTLRNVFSIFGTHVNFTNPSFTTYEQRAENTIGLRTYFELSGKPKQNFTWKLNLGGEWQQTNSDIGNYGNNHGNKDTTQTQDYIHTIQSFIFTRFEGHINQKLTIEAALSLNNYQYQFQNLYPLAQTGFIKRPFNAELMPRLAASYQITNNLIWRSSVSRGYSTPTTAEVRPTDHTINPLLQAQDGYNYETGFRLRDKSERFLLDASVFYYRLNNAIIQQMHPDGSTYYINAGGTNQPGLEVYFTGWLLRQKAIGFLRGLQFNQSYTYSQFTFRDYSNATTSFSGNNLTGVPKNNLVSSVYALLPQRFYVFTQYSFTDKAPLNDANTVYASSYHLLQAKAGWLLLIGQSQFNLYAGADNLLNQRYSLGNDLNAAAARYYNPAPSRNYFVGVNAKF